gagtctaataaagtaaatttattttttatttaaaaaaaaaatctagctCCGCCAAAATAGATTCAGTTCCCAAGATTTGCTTGAACCGATAATATGTCATATTTCCTCCCAGTTTAGTATCTAGTTTTCCTCCTAGGTATTAACATGATGACCATACGTACTTTCGCTTCCGAATTTCGAGAAACAACAGGAATAGCACAAATTGCACCACaattaatgcaatatttaGTTGCCTTGGGGTGAGATACTGTGCTATGATGTGGAACCGTGACACTCTGAACTTTGGTATGGCATTCCACACTGAGAAATCTGGGATTAGCAAAGTTAGTGGAAGACAAAATACACCTAATCCAATGCCAATTGAGACAGTATCAAAGTCACTTCTATCTGAATTCATCACTTTCTATAGGTTTATGATCACTGAAAAATTTGGATAAAAGCCattgaaaatttgaaaatgacaGGACATTAAACATAGACATCACAGAATGTTTCTGACAATACAAAAAGGATGTTCTTATTTATTAGGGAACTCAAAAATTTTACATGAGTCGGAGGTTTGTTACGTCATGAagaatttcttataaaaatcacaatgttaaattttattttttttatctatagaaTTTTCTAAATTTCTCTAAATATGATATGATACATAACATCAACTTCTGCTACTccaaaaaaatttgttttttttttatagaaacgggcaggaggctcacctgatgttaagtaataccgccgacCATGGGCACTCTCAATGACAGAGGGCGTGCGATAATCAGTGACACGCCTTTATTGTTCCATTTCatctataaagttattattacattCATAGTCAAGACATATGAATGTCATATGTCATAAACGAACGTACTTTACGGATTCACTTTTCTATATGAACAAGAATTACTCATAGAAGATAGAGAAATCCATTATTGACTAGCCGgtgtttttgtttcatttgctACCCACCTCACCTCCCCGGCGACATACGTCGGGCGGCCAAGAAAGCTAACATATACTTAAGGTATTCAAGACAAATTGTTTATTGGATTTTTCAAGAATATTTGGATTCCACATAGTTTGGGAGTTGACGGTCGGTTTTggtatttcatacaatttccTTTCCTCAACCGCCCGATTTGAGTCCGTGTTTAAaactagtattttattattataccagCCGGTGTTCCAATGCGTAACCTCAGGGTGacattgaatttgttttaaatcatcttaaataaaaataaaatacttttatttttgaacataagatcatcaaggtaaaGTGATTCTAAGTCATTacatttgaacctgtagggaTCCGGatctcatcggcaaagaagacagagggtgtaggctgagagaaaaagccggcgtaaaaatcTCTTggtactgttttaaaaaaggaaaccatcaaacaatactacaatatttaaaacaaattttaaacaaaggaaattaattagaagtagcctgtccagcactagtcccaggcgcttttatcaactaaataatcgctaactttatagtaagcctttttacacagcttttcttttaTACGATTCTGGAATGAGACTACTCAAGTTTTAGTTTCACTCACTCCCTTTGATTTTTGGCACGTCTCTATCATACATGAATGTTACACATTTATATCTTTGCTTTCATTCAATTAAagcagtgttttttttaataactcttGAGCATTGGACCTAGAAAGAAAATGTAGAAAACATTTCATCTACGCCTACTTATAACCGagaatatcatataatatttgagGGCTACCCAGCGATGAATGTCCGTCACACGTGACGCAAGTGACCGTTCGGCATATCAATTTCGACTAGATACCTACACAATAAAATTGGATGGTCTCAGTAGAGCTTAAACGATTCGCCGTTTTGTCTCGGGCCCAGCTGCGTAATGACCGTAGCGGGAAAAAATTGTCAGCAAGAAAACGCTAGGGTTGCCGGGTTTATGTTGCAGCTGGCGACGTGCTCCTAACTGCCTCTGCTTACCTCGCAAAACCCgcgccaattttatttatcgaaaATATAAACCGATTTGCGGACGCCCCTCGTAAATCTAGACGGCAGATTTATAGTTGTTACCGGCCGCGTTTAAGCAAACTTTGAGAACTCTTTTGTCTACGGTTTTTATTCGCTGAATTGGCTGTTCGGTGtgtgacattaaaattaaatacacctTACACCGCTTTAGATTGCTCAAgtcatacatatacatatagtaatacagtattagttattatttatttttaattaaatattatataataattatagcctttattgtaaaactagcgacccgccccggcttcgcacgggtgcaatgctgatactaaatatactacagaaaatctgtgaacgttgtatataaaaaaggttatccataagagatagacatataccatcacggacttttctgtgtgtacaatacttagtacattattttgataaaactcgtagggttcagcctgcgtttgcaatgtaaacgaaagaaatgtaattatttacgacatcacattagaaacctcaaaaataacagtacttctccactatttaatggatgttattatacatatgaaccttcctcttgaatcactctatctattaaaaaaaccgcatcaaaatccgttgcgtagtttcaaagatttaagcatacaaagggacatagggacagagaaagcgactttgttttatactatgttgTGATACTTATCCTAGTACAAAAATCTGAAGTACTGTAAAGTATAaacactaataattatttcgcaaccggtttattttgaaattctcTGAGTTTGTTTTCTGTTTAGCGGTGAGAGACCAGGTTTGACACTAGGCATGGTAAGATACAGCCATCAAAGACTTTTCTTTTGTAAGTTTATGTTTTTCATTACTTCTGTCAGTAACCAGTGTTttccatgtatttgtaactCCATTTGTTTGTCCAGTTCTTTGCCCATGCAATCTATATTATCTACTAGATGTCCTAAGTAGATATACCTAGTCATATTCAACTTAATCATCGTGTTTATTGGcacttctatttattattgtattatatggtatatttcatttgttatatgaattcaataaatacattaaaaaacaataatatacaagtttaaatgtatctttgtctattaatgcacatgcttgttttttgttttatatacataaattgtttatctttgtaatctgttttggctctctgtattatcatataatatgtataagtataagatgttagattacttataattagataaataagtCGCAACAACATTAATatctacattatattattaaaagagcaTCATAAGAGGTGAAGTAATTgtcttatatgtatatttactaatttaaacGCCGTATACAAATTGCTTAGCAATTCAGACAATAACCATTATACGAACCTTTATGAAGGGAAAAATTGCCCGGAGAATCCCTTAACAATTTACTAAATGAGAAaataacatctatttttaCGATATTCAATATGTTCGTGATATCGTGGTATTAAGTTCTTTTATAAGTTCTATTAGAAAGCACATTACGAGTATTTATATGGATGGATGTtatgaaaatttacaatattttggtGGGTCAGATTGttatgatttatttctttacactTTTTGTATCCCTACGACGCTCTATCTATAAACACAAGCCTTTTCCTGAAGGGGTAGATATAGACCACGGATTTCCACTTGATGCGCTAGTCTCTCGTAATCTAGTCGGTTATGGGTAGTTATGACCTATCCCCTATCTAGTACGTCCAGGGGGCTTAGTCAAGATgtcttaacagtagtgtatgtagaaagtaaaaaaaactaaatttgtatgaaaatgacagttcgtgTCCAACAAATGTTCCAGTACAAGGCTTACCCGACCTACCGAAAAAGCTACATTTGCCATTAAGTATAGATGTTTAATCTTTTAAAGTTTTGCTTTATTCTATAAATTGAAGTTGAGTAGCAAAAAGGTTTCACTTCACTGCTCACTACAGCTGAATGTAAATACGGCATTAGGCGTTGGGCATGCCCAATTGTCAGCATTGAAGAAGATGCCGCTCCACCCCATAGCCAGACGCAGTAAGATGATATGGACTGGCATAATGCAGTATACACTATCCtgattttatatgtatcaGAGGGTTTTCTAAGGTGTTTGGATACATTTGTAAATCAGCGAATTAGAAAACTGAGTTTATTTGAGGACCCCAACACATCCTCAGATCATTCATTAATCCCAGATATTTGGTTGTTTTAGTgggtaatttaatacaaaacgaaaaacagaagtgtaatttaataaacaaagtcGAATgacgtgtaaataaaaaaataataataatacaatagcAGGCCCAGATCTTGAAATCAGACTGCAACTGTTTCTCtgactaatatttaatatatatttaactaatatacttaatatatatttgactaatatttatataattactagcAGAGGttggccaagcgttgctgtggctaaggtttttgttatattacagagtaataaactattcaagggaaacggtaggtaacttatgtgaaaggtagatagcttatgtgaaacgttggtacttttaacacagcgccatctgttagaattgtatcaaacaataaacaaataatttgcaataaaataattttgactataattaaagatctaagctaccCTATCtattaagttggaccagactgctcatggtgtgccaatttaatttaaaatcggttaagtagtttaggagtccatcgcggacaaacatcgtgacaggagatttatatatactaagactagcagactcggccaagcgttgctgtggctaaggttgttattattacatagtagtaaactattcaagggaaacggtaggagaacttatgtgaaatgtagatagcttatgtgaaacgttggtacttttaacacagcgccatctgttagaattgtatcaaataaaaaactaataatttgcaataaaatatatatattaaagatctataattaaagatccaAACTATCCTaactcttaagttggaccagactgctcacggtgtgctaattcaatttaaaatcggttaagtagtttaggagtccatcgcggccaaacattgtgacaggagatttatatatattaagatatacatatttaatattaattgaattatctATTAAACGATCAGCCTCTGTGCACGTATAAATTGttcaatacttatatatttataactataacCAATCAAGAATCTTACTGATAGTTGCATAGAATGTTGGCGGGTCTAACATACTGCAAACACGTCAAGGGATAGtcttgtttatttacagtgtgatatatatatatacatacataagatAAAGTAAATCCATCCTTTACGTTTTACGGTTCATTAAAATTGGAGCCGGGACCCAGTACCCAGTGTAAGCAGTGAACCGCCGTATCATAATCAACACCTACTTTGACAAGAGTCATACTAGTATAGGGCGCACATAAGAAAAACCCCTGCGTGCACAGCATGGATTCAAGCTCAGGACCTCATAGTTAAGAATAGCATGCTTTACCACTAGGGAAGTTTCTACTAATCCGACTTGTGGTACCAAGTTTTtgataattcataataatagtgATTTCTTTGAACTAAAACAACACGTTCggaatatgtatattttatttcataatttgatGTATATGAGCTgcaaatgtataaaacaataactaCAGTTAACTATGATTCAGTATTgtgaatttcataaaatattgcttattGTTTTGTAACGTGATTTAGTCTAACATTAACTTATAGGTAAAATTTAGACCGTCTTGCTTAAAAGTAGGACCTTCAAAACTCTATTTTTTAGCAAAACTTGTtagaattaaacaatattatataatatatcatatgcataaataatgaaacatagcaaacattaaaatactcttaacattatataatttttatacaaaataaaatagcgcATAGCTACCATcacctaataaataatatcaacaaTATATCATGATAAATTCCACGATAGATAGAGATCGAAAAGTGGAGACGAATAAATAGGCACCGAAATCATACTTTATAGATTTTGAATGCGTGTAATGAAACGTTTAATTGTTTGTGTAAACTttctttgtttcttttttttaatatcggtAGAAAATCAACCATCACACGAAGTACGGTAATGTCTATTCATATACAGAGCAATTATGTAACAATAACTATGGGTATTGCACAAACCGTGCGggccataatataaaaaaaaaaactacggGTACTAAGATTATAAAATTTGACTTTTGAGTTTAAGTTAAGAAACACATTCCAAAACCTACTTTACTGTCTATAAACGCGAATAAATACGTCATTTAGTCACTTTcatgttaattatataaggAATCGCGTTTATatccttttatattaaattcctttattaatttattccaatACAGAGTAACCTCGTAACAATAACGTATAGTTTTGTATCTGTTCTTGTCATAGATGTGTGAGTCATAGACAATGCAAATGACCGCTAAATAAATTGagatttaattagaattatgtATCACAATTTTAGGCACTAAACTTATGATTACACACGTAAAGCATTGTtttggtttaaatttttaagttagtattatataacactttctttgtcatttttatatacatatttatgctTACAACTAATGTCACAAACATTTTGATGTGAATTATCAATTAGAGCATTTGAtgtcaattatataaaattttataatatcaaattgattttatattataataaaataatatgacacttataaactataataaatagctgTAAGATGATTGTTACAAATtgctgaataaattaaaaaaataagaatttatagagattattaacaaaaaacattaatagtcAAAGACAGATCAAGTACATATTTCTATAATCACTTacgaattatttttgaaatgatGTTATACTGACGTATTTAAATTGTCAATGGCTTCCATTAGACTTGGTACAGAGTCCACTTTCATTCCTCGTTTTCGGAGACTGTTTAACTCCTGGACTAGCTTTGATTTATCACGACCCAATGTCTccctgtaataaattatattctgaGTTTGCAagcacatataaaaaaactacctACTTTGACATTAAACaatcaagtttaaaaaatagatttgtagatttttaatcatgttatttaaaaaaatgctaacaatctattattatctgtaggtttatttcttaaatactgTTCCAGCAGTTGTTTACCCATGCTCCACTTTATAAGTAgctgaataaaatttataaataaattctctgataaattatttataaaaatgagtcATGAAAATTGGTCACATGATAATTCCGTGATGAACTCATTACTAACAGTCACAGATTTGGAATGTTGAACCTTAGGTCTATATGCACTGCATATATATGTCTTGTTACTGTATATACTgcctttaaaatatcaaacaaagTTTGATACCTTCCCCTTCATTTGCTTGGACAAAcatctgttttattatagaagCCAGTACATACCATATAGATATACAAGTGTGAAGCAATGGAATATACATAAGAAGTAGGTCAGAGTCACTAACAGCTTCATATCTTCTCAGGGCAAGCTGTGCCCATCTTTCAACTGGTCCAGCCAAAGCACCACCGCTATAGCCAGCACATGCCACTATACGGCATAGTGCACTTAGTACAACTCGTGATCTATCTGTATATACCTGAAAAGGAAAACTTTATTGTAAAAGTCAGTAAATGGTCTACCAGTCTTGTCTATAAaaggtattaataaaattgtaatctaataataatccaaataacctttaatgaaaattttagtaataCTTTTACCttacttaataacttaaagCTAGTTTCCAATACTGAAAATGCTTGGTCATATTTCTCTTCACCAATAAGACGCTTTGCTTCATTTAATTCTACATCTTGAAAGAAAGCTATGGCTGCCATCGAGTCTCTCAGCCGAGACTCACTTGCAATTAAATTTAGGAGTACCTCAAACCCAGCACATCTTGATGATATTAAACTAGGATCGAAATTTCCAACTAAAATCTGTAATACAATAAAGGTTAATGTTGTCACTTGTAAGTCTTTTGTTCAAAGCAAATTACAaatctaatttttaataatcttttctcaataaatctaattacttgtaaataaagttcagttaattaaattactatcaATGTCTTTCTAAGgtattatagataattttagaaatagaACTCAAGGTAAAGAACTAATGTAAAGAAGTATGTTTGGACAAGTATAATTATGGATCACCAACCTTACGTGGaaaggaaatattatttagcgATGCTGGGCACTCTTTCTTAAGACCATTATAGAGATCTAGAAAGTGGGTGTATCTTCTTTCAGCATTGGCAGGCTCTGGGTCGATTATTCCCGACTGTCTAGCTTGTACCATATAGgctacaaatttattttccttatcTACACCTTCTACAGTACGTGAGGATACAATTTCGAATTTTAAGTTCGACATGATTCTTTTTGAGAACGACAGACGGAAATGTTTTATCACACAAAGAGCTTTGTTACTTTGAATAAATCACGTCCTATACATAGTTTAGAGATAAAATGttcatatcatatatataagtttaaatcgTATAGTAGCCGCGgcggttttaatttaatttatttattattagaaattttaaGGAATAATTGAAGAAATCACAGATTTGAGAATTATGTTTACACTTTACAGTTTACACTTGACTCCAGAGAGAATTGAGAATAATGTCTTCAAGGCGTAGATAATGCAACCTCTTCTAGTTCTGCCGGAATCTCatggcaaataaaaaatagttgtgGGCAACACTGGCTAAATTGAATTACATGATCTtagaactgttttatttttattcatgtctttattattaatgaacatgaaatatatatcatgATCTCTCTGATCCGTCTAACTATCGCTCAATAGCTataacctccttgttctccaaaataattGGGCATTTCAGTTCGATCAGATGTGGAacagagcactgctctcgaagTTTGCAGCCTACGGGCTTCCCAAGAAATTATGCGACtggatctccagctttctggccgatcggagcatcaagcatattccgaccttaaacccgtaAACGCAAGGGTGGGTTCTATCCTCGACCCTGTTTCTTTTGCACATCAATAATAAGTTACAACTTAGCCACATTAATTGgtatgcggatgacagcacaGGGAATATCTCTATACACAGGCCGGGCAGATATTTCTCGGGCAGTTGTATATGAGTAACTTATGTCTGAAGTCGAAACTGCTACGAGGAGTCTCAGACTGGGGCAGACAAAACCTAATCCTATTAAACCCGATGAAtacacaagtttgcgcgttaTTGTTGTTACTGTTTGTTgcgctactcctcttttcgaaaataCTCTTCTTAaagccagcattggaatacttggcgctcacatatcgaacgacgtatCAGTTTCGCAGGTACTTGGAGGACTTCTAAAACTTTatctttatagttttatatcatCTCTCTCCATCATGGTTCTTTTCGATTGGCTTTTCACATAATTAAAACCAATCAGCAGTATAAGtccgtaaaaaataataacatttatcatgttataaaaacaatagtttaatCATTTATCATCAACAGTTTCAATCTATATACATACTGCAGCATTAATCCTCTAACGAGTGAGCGTGGTAGGAATTATTACTTCATATTTTTCAGCGTCTTCTCTTTCTTCGTTGACATTAATATCTTGTCCAAGAATTTGTAACAGTTTCATTACTGTAGGAATTGCTTCTAAACTGTATAGAGTTCCTTTAATTTATTCCCAATACGGAAAACAGCCCAGGACAGACTACCGTGGAAAAATctagaggaggcctatgtcggGTTACAATCAAAAACCGACAGAGTGAATagattcattaattatattattgatatcaaaatatgttaattcaTAAGACTATTTATTAGCTGTGAGAACTTggttattgaaaataaaagctTCATTCATTCAACTGTCCAAAATGAAAATAACGTTAGGACTAGAAAAATCgtttggttttaaaaaaatatgtcaacGGTTTGCCTACGGTTTAGGCGGGAGTGTGTACAAACAGGTGACATACTTATAGAACCTAGGTAATTTATAGCTCGCATGAAATATCATCGTttagtatgttttaaattatttgaaatatttggaCAAATTATCAGATAAAAGAAGCATATTAGGCTccagaatattataataaataaaaaaaaaaactttagcgTTTGTTATGACAACAAAAAACcacttataataaagaaaatttttattaatttcacaaaaatccctatttaattatgatacGAATTCTCTGGAACATAACACAAGAcctatttgttaataatatattaaaacatattaacgATCGACATCACCAAACACTATATCGATTGTCGCTATTAGAATAGCTATATCCGCTAACAACATTCTTGGACCCATAATCGCTAGGCCTGCTAGATGAAGATATGAACACGGTCTAATAAAAACACGATAAGGTTTTGAAGTGCCATCGGCTACCATATAGATACCCAATTCACCCTTCGGGCATTCGGTTGCAGTGTAAGTTGCACCAGGAGGTACGTTGTACCCCTCTGTGCACAGTTTAAAATGATGTATAAGGGCCTCCATAGACGTTTTCATTTCCTGTCTTGAAGGCATTGTAACTTTAGAATCGTCTGTTCGTACTTCTCCTTCCGGTATAGTGTCTAACACTTGATTTATAATCCTTAAGGACTGGCGTAGCTCCATCAAACGTAGAAGGTGACGATCATAACTGTCGCCAAAAGTACCAACAGGTACATCAAAATCATACATCTCGTAACCACAGTAAGGATGAGAAATTCTCAAATCCCACTTGACACCGGTACAGCGCAGCATCGGTCCAGTAAATCCCAAATCAATTGCTTCGTGAGCCGATACAACTCCAATGCCTGCCGTTCTTTCATAGTATAATCTATTCCCTGTCACAACATCTTCAGTTTCATCGCAGCGCTCGCCTAGTTTCATGCAGAACTCGTGAACATCATCCAAGTATCCAATAGGAATGTCCTGACTCACTCCTCCAACCCTCATGTACGCGTTATGGACTCGCGCACCACAAACCCTTTCAAATaactcatatattttttcacgCTCTTCACACATCCAAAAAAATGGGCTGATACCACCGGCGTCAAGTACGGTaccagatatatttaataaatgattagcTATTCTGGATAGTTCACTCATAAGGACTCGGATAGCTTGAGCTCTAGGCGGTACCTCTATATTGAGAAGTTTTTCAACAGCAAGAGCATATCCTACTTCGTTGGACATTGTAGAGACATAATCCAGACGGTCCATGTATGGAAGGCTTTGGTTGTAATGCTTATGCTCCATTAGTTTTTCTGTGGCTCGATGTAAAAATCCAATATGTGGATCTGCCCTCAAGACGTACTCGCCGTCCAGTTCAAGAATAAGTCTTAATACGCCATGGGCCGCGGGGTGTTGTGGTCCAAAATTGATccacatattttttaactttctcTCAATCGGTTTTACTCTACCGTCATAAATTACTTTAGCGTATTTCTCCATTTCTGGAGTCGTGTAAATGGCAACACCTTCaaattgtttcataaaatGCGGATCTGGTAACCAACGATGGCCATTTAATCGAGGGCATGTTCGAATGTATCGCGTAAATTCTGATGATAAAgg
This DNA window, taken from Pieris rapae chromosome 16, ilPieRapa1.1, whole genome shotgun sequence, encodes the following:
- the LOC111000356 gene encoding NADH-ubiquinone oxidoreductase 49 kDa subunit-like, translated to MFSGIKMYKPILKHIQFFKINPLSSEFTRYIRTCPRLNGHRWLPDPHFMKQFEGVAIYTTPEMEKYAKVIYDGRVKPIERKLKNMWINFGPQHPAAHGVLRLILELDGEYVLRADPHIGFLHRATEKLMEHKHYNQSLPYMDRLDYVSTMSNEVGYALAVEKLLNIEVPPRAQAIRVLMSELSRIANHLLNISGTVLDAGGISPFFWMCEEREKIYELFERVCGARVHNAYMRVGGVSQDIPIGYLDDVHEFCMKLGERCDETEDVVTGNRLYYERTAGIGVVSAHEAIDLGFTGPMLRCTGVKWDLRISHPYCGYEMYDFDVPVGTFGDSYDRHLLRLMELRQSLRIINQVLDTIPEGEVRTDDSKVTMPSRQEMKTSMEALIHHFKLCTEGYNVPPGATYTATECPKGELGIYMVADGTSKPYRVFIRPCSYLHLAGLAIMGPRMLLADIAILIATIDIVFGDVDR
- the LOC111000353 gene encoding sorting nexin-20 — its product is MSNLKFEIVSSRTVEGVDKENKFVAYMVQARQSGIIDPEPANAERRYTHFLDLYNGLKKECPASLNNISFPRKILVGNFDPSLISSRCAGFEVLLNLIASESRLRDSMAAIAFFQDVELNEAKRLIGEEKYDQAFSVLETSFKLLSKVYTDRSRVVLSALCRIVACAGYSGGALAGPVERWAQLALRRYEAVSDSDLLLMYIPLLHTCISIWETLGRDKSKLVQELNSLRKRGMKVDSVPSLMEAIDNLNTSV
- the LOC111000358 gene encoding uncharacterized protein LOC111000358; the encoded protein is MNSDRSDFDTVSIGIGLGVFCLPLTLLIPDFSVWNAIPKFRVSRFHIIAQYLTPRQLNIALIVVQFVLFLLFLEIRKRKLQEMVEAVLTVTRGTETTMDEERVKQAAAVKACVQLLDVSTDHYENLVLLKDEIRKREMSKQHPPFIEPSTSSV